Proteins found in one Canis lupus baileyi chromosome 18, mCanLup2.hap1, whole genome shotgun sequence genomic segment:
- the LOC140609586 gene encoding olfactory receptor 2M3-like — protein MALDNQTFNSDFILLGIFNYSPTHIFLFSMLLVIFTVVFMGNTAMILLIYLDTQLHTPMYFFLSQLSLMDLMLICTTVPKMAFNYLSGSNSISVVECATQIFLYTSLLGCERFLWAVMAYDRYIAICYPLRYPNLMSPKICGLMAASSWILGSTDCIIDAVATFFFFYCGSREIDHFCDFPSLLIISCNDTSTFEEVLFYCCIIMIVFPVVIIIASYTHVIVAVIHIASGEGHQKVFATCSSHLMVVGMYYGTTLFIYMRPASDRSPTQDKMVSVFYTILTPMPNPLIYSLRNKEVARAAMKVLEKGRSGQ, from the coding sequence ATGGCATTGGACAATCAGACTTTTAACTCTGATTTCATCCTTCTGGGAATCTTCAATTACAGCCCCACTCACATCTTCCTCTTTTCTATGCTTTTGGTCATCTTCACAGTGGTCTTCATGGGAAACACTGCTATGATTCTCCTCATCTACCTGGACACTCAGCTCCACACACCCATGTACTTCTTTCTCAGCCAACTGTCCCTCATGGACCTCATGCTCATCTGCACCACTGTACCCAAGATGGCTTTTAACTATTTGTCTggcagcaattccatttctgtggTAGAGTGTGCTACACAAATTTTCCTCTATACATCACTACTTGGCTGTGAACGTTTCCTATGGGCAGTAATGGCTTATGACCGCTATATTGCCATTTGCTACCCTCTAAGATATCCTAATCTTATGAGCCCTAAAATTTGTGGACTTATGGCTGCATCTTCCTGGATCCTGGGCTCTACTGATTGTATCATTGATGCTGTagctacatttttcttcttctattgtGGGTCCCGGGAAATAGACCACTTCTGTGATTTTCCTTCCCTGCTCATCATCTCATGCAACGACACATCAACATTTGAAGAAGTTCTTTTCTACTGCTGTATAATAATGATTGTTTTCCCTGTAGTGATCATCATTGCTTCCTATACTCATGTTATTGTGGCTGTCATTCACATAGCATCTGGAGAGGGTCACCAGAAAGTTTTTGCCACCTGCTCTTCTCACCTCATGGTGGTGGGGATGTATTATGGCACAACTTTGTTCATATACATGCGGCCCGCTTCTGATCGTTCCCCCACCCAGGACAAGATGGTCTCTGTCTTCTACACCATTCTCACTCCCATGCCGAATCCCCTCATCTACAGCCTCCGCAACAAGGAAGTGGCTAGAGCAGCCATGAAGGTGTTGGAGAAGGGCAGGTCTGGACAGTAA